One genomic segment of Flavobacteriaceae bacterium includes these proteins:
- a CDS encoding radical SAM protein → MDLKTKKLLEKGKILPLMEEFYTIQGEGHHMGKAAYFIRIGGCDVGCHWCDVKESWNADLHPPTLTDTIIENAKKYTDTVVVTGGEPLMWSMDYLTERLNSQGIRTHIETSGSHPFSGTWDWFCLSPKRTKLPLQEVYEKADELKMIIHNHHDFKFAEEHAGKVSKKCQLFLQPEWSKREQISQKIVDYVLKNPKWKISLQTHKYLHIP, encoded by the coding sequence ATGGATTTAAAAACCAAAAAGCTTTTGGAAAAGGGAAAAATACTCCCTTTGATGGAAGAATTCTACACTATACAAGGCGAAGGGCATCATATGGGGAAAGCAGCTTACTTTATTCGAATTGGCGGGTGCGATGTCGGTTGTCATTGGTGTGACGTAAAAGAAAGTTGGAATGCCGATTTGCATCCTCCGACATTGACAGATACCATCATTGAAAATGCAAAAAAATATACCGATACGGTTGTGGTAACCGGTGGAGAACCTTTAATGTGGTCAATGGATTATTTAACTGAAAGATTAAATTCACAGGGGATTAGAACACATATTGAAACCTCCGGATCTCATCCGTTTTCTGGTACCTGGGATTGGTTTTGCTTATCTCCCAAAAGAACAAAACTTCCTTTACAAGAAGTATATGAAAAAGCGGATGAATTAAAAATGATTATTCATAACCATCATGATTTTAAGTTTGCCGAAGAGCACGCCGGTAAAGTTTCCAAAAAATGTCAGCTTTTTCTACAACCCGAATGGAGTAAAAGAGAGCAAATAAGTCAAAAAATAGTGGATTATGTTTTGAAAAATCCCAAGTGGAAGATATCATTACAAACTCATAAATATTTGCATATTCCTTAA
- a CDS encoding type I addiction module toxin, SymE family, which produces MSRFRKLKIYQKYQSREWSKYAVVPEIRLEGKWLRELGFEIGKEIEIDQQKNKLTITLTDKNE; this is translated from the coding sequence ATGAGTCGATTTAGAAAGCTAAAAATTTATCAAAAATACCAATCTCGCGAATGGAGTAAATATGCTGTTGTTCCTGAAATTCGACTTGAAGGAAAATGGTTGAGAGAACTTGGATTTGAAATCGGAAAAGAAATTGAGATTGACCAACAAAAAAATAAACTGACTATTACACTAACTGACAAAAACGAATGA
- a CDS encoding (d)CMP kinase: MKKITIAIDGFSSTGKSTIARSLAKLLGYIYVDSGAMYRAVTLFAIQHNLVGHSFFNLESLAQHLETIDLSFELNTATGDAEMYLNNVNVEREIRTLEVSNLVSKVAAVSIVRKKLVAIQKEMGKGKGVVMDGRDIGTVVFKDAELKIFMSAPANKRAERRYKELLEKGQHVSYEEIYTNIVERDRLDSTRKDSPLVRADDAIEIDNSHLTKEEQLKMVYRLARERLL, encoded by the coding sequence ATTAAAAAAATTACTATAGCAATTGATGGCTTTTCATCTACGGGAAAAAGCACTATTGCCAGAAGTTTGGCTAAATTACTAGGATATATTTATGTCGATTCCGGGGCAATGTACAGAGCAGTTACCCTATTTGCAATACAGCATAATTTAGTCGGGCATAGTTTTTTTAATTTGGAATCGCTTGCTCAACATTTGGAAACTATTGATTTATCTTTTGAATTAAATACAGCGACAGGAGATGCCGAGATGTATCTGAACAATGTAAATGTAGAACGTGAAATAAGAACTTTAGAAGTTTCTAATTTGGTGAGCAAGGTTGCGGCAGTTTCAATAGTGAGAAAGAAATTAGTTGCTATCCAGAAAGAAATGGGAAAAGGTAAAGGAGTAGTAATGGACGGCAGAGATATCGGTACTGTTGTGTTTAAAGATGCCGAATTAAAAATATTTATGAGTGCTCCTGCAAATAAGCGTGCTGAGCGAAGATATAAAGAGTTGTTGGAGAAAGGACAGCATGTCAGTTACGAGGAAATTTATACGAATATAGTAGAAAGAGACAGGTTAGATTCAACGAGAAAAGACTCGCCTTTAGTAAGAGCTGACGATGCCATTGAAATAGATAATTCACACCTGACAAAAGAAGAACAATTAAAAATGGTTTATAGACTTGCCCGGGAAAGGTTGTTATAA
- the rpsA gene encoding 30S ribosomal protein S1, translating into MSEKTKETEEQVVNPQVQETTTEAIVEEAVTETVAETDPKEFLANFNWHKYEEGIEVVDESKLKEFEKTLEGTVGFVNELDVIEGIIIRKTDRDVIIDINSKSEGVISLNEFRYNPNLSVGDKVKVLVDKREDSTGQLVLSHKKARIIKAWERVNNAHETGEVVNGFVKCRTRGGMIVDVFGIEAFLPGSQIDVKPIRDYDQYVEKTMEFKIVKINHEFKNIVVSHKALIEADIEVQKKEIIGQLEKGQVLEGIVKNITSYGVFVDLGGVDGLIHITDLSWSRINHPNEVVELDQKLNVVILDFDDDKSRIQLGLKQLSMHPWETLDAAIKVGDKVKGKVVVLADYGAFIEVSEGVEGLVHVSEMSWSTHLRSAQDFVQIGDEIEAQVLTLDRGERKMSLGIKQLYPDPWTDITAKYPIGSTHTGTVRNYTNFGVFVELEEGIDGLVYISDLSWTRKINHPSDFVTMGDKLEVQVLELDVEGRKLSLGHKQTQENPWDAHEVTYTIDSVHQGTIKEKNDKGAIVIFGHGIEAFAPNRHLDKEEGGKLAKGDTAEFKVLEFSKDYRRIVVSHTAIFKEQEKRNMKAAAKKASEVEKTTLGDIGGLADLKKKMEAGSKKK; encoded by the coding sequence ATGTCTGAAAAAACAAAAGAAACCGAAGAGCAAGTGGTAAATCCACAAGTTCAGGAAACAACTACTGAAGCTATAGTAGAAGAAGCAGTTACAGAAACTGTAGCCGAAACAGATCCGAAAGAGTTTTTAGCCAATTTTAACTGGCACAAATACGAAGAAGGTATTGAGGTTGTTGACGAATCTAAATTAAAAGAATTTGAAAAGACGCTGGAAGGAACCGTAGGTTTTGTAAATGAGCTCGATGTAATTGAAGGTATAATTATCAGAAAAACGGATAGAGATGTCATCATTGATATCAATTCCAAATCCGAAGGGGTCATTTCCTTAAATGAATTTCGTTATAATCCTAATTTATCTGTTGGTGATAAAGTAAAAGTACTTGTAGATAAAAGAGAAGATAGTACCGGTCAGTTGGTATTATCTCATAAGAAAGCAAGAATAATCAAAGCTTGGGAACGAGTTAATAATGCCCATGAAACAGGTGAAGTAGTCAATGGTTTTGTTAAATGTAGAACAAGAGGTGGTATGATTGTAGATGTTTTTGGAATTGAAGCATTTTTACCAGGTTCTCAAATTGATGTAAAACCGATTAGAGATTATGATCAGTATGTAGAAAAAACTATGGAGTTTAAAATTGTGAAGATCAATCACGAGTTTAAAAATATTGTAGTTTCTCATAAAGCGCTTATTGAAGCTGATATTGAAGTTCAGAAGAAAGAGATTATCGGTCAATTAGAAAAAGGCCAGGTATTGGAAGGTATCGTAAAAAATATTACTTCTTATGGCGTATTTGTAGATTTAGGAGGTGTTGACGGATTAATACATATTACGGATTTATCCTGGTCGAGAATCAATCATCCAAATGAGGTTGTTGAATTAGATCAAAAATTAAATGTAGTTATCTTAGATTTTGATGATGATAAATCCAGAATTCAACTGGGCTTAAAACAATTATCTATGCATCCTTGGGAAACTTTGGATGCAGCTATTAAGGTAGGCGATAAAGTAAAAGGAAAAGTAGTTGTTTTGGCTGATTACGGGGCTTTTATTGAAGTATCCGAAGGAGTTGAGGGATTGGTTCATGTTTCAGAAATGTCTTGGTCTACGCATTTAAGATCTGCTCAAGATTTTGTTCAAATTGGCGACGAAATAGAAGCGCAGGTTCTTACTTTGGATAGAGGTGAAAGAAAAATGTCTTTAGGAATAAAACAACTATATCCTGATCCCTGGACAGATATTACGGCTAAATACCCTATAGGCTCCACACATACCGGTACGGTGAGAAACTATACGAATTTTGGAGTTTTTGTAGAGCTAGAAGAAGGTATTGACGGATTGGTATATATTTCTGATCTATCTTGGACTAGAAAAATCAATCACCCGTCAGATTTTGTTACTATGGGTGATAAATTAGAAGTTCAGGTATTGGAGTTGGATGTAGAAGGCCGTAAGCTAAGCTTAGGTCATAAACAAACTCAGGAAAATCCTTGGGATGCTCATGAAGTCACATATACTATCGATTCTGTTCACCAGGGAACTATCAAAGAAAAAAATGATAAAGGTGCTATAGTGATTTTTGGTCATGGTATAGAAGCTTTCGCACCAAATCGTCATTTGGATAAAGAAGAAGGTGGCAAGCTGGCTAAAGGAGATACGGCAGAATTTAAAGTACTTGAATTTAGCAAAGACTATAGAAGAATAGTAGTCTCTCATACGGCTATTTTTAAGGAGCAAGAAAAAAGAAATATGAAAGCTGCTGCAAAAAAAGCTTCGGAAGTAGAAAAAACTACTCTTGGAGATATTGGCGGCCTCGCTGATTTAAAAAAGAAAATGGAAGCAGGGAGTAAGAAAAAATAA
- a CDS encoding IS3 family transposase, whose amino-acid sequence MYTKNNKYMYKNDGYVRRYSESFKLKVLAELTKGNHSKRQIALTYGIQSSTINVWIKKYDRKDLMNTRVTVQTDDELSRIKALQKELKQLKDLLIKKDLDKLVNDSYLEVAAENLGYKNVEELKKKLKHKALMKIAPINRKKRRYAIATICNAFELKRDAYYKYQKRFVLKKQIEQNVIMLVKKSRKTLPREGTRKLMKSLHNDFRKQNINIGRDQLFRILKENNLLIRRKKYSSKTTNSYHRFYKYKNIIKDLIINRPNQVWASDITYIRTINGFCYLALITDMYSRKIVGYDISDSLELKGCVRALNKAIYQTKNTEEIIHHSDRGIQYCSNVYTQILKRKKIQISMTQENHCYENAMAERVNGILKDEFFLDQTFTNINHAKKATKNAIKLYNNKRLHLSLDYKTPNYVHKNVA is encoded by the coding sequence ATGTATACAAAAAACAACAAGTATATGTATAAAAATGATGGATATGTAAGACGTTATAGTGAGAGTTTTAAACTCAAAGTATTAGCAGAACTTACCAAAGGAAACCATTCCAAAAGACAAATTGCCTTAACTTACGGCATACAATCTAGTACGATAAACGTATGGATTAAAAAATATGACCGTAAAGATTTAATGAACACCCGTGTAACCGTGCAAACAGACGACGAATTATCCCGTATTAAAGCCCTTCAAAAAGAGCTAAAACAACTCAAAGATCTTCTTATTAAAAAGGATCTAGATAAACTTGTGAATGATAGTTATCTTGAAGTAGCTGCTGAAAATCTTGGCTATAAAAATGTTGAAGAATTAAAAAAAAAACTTAAACATAAAGCCTTAATGAAAATAGCACCGATTAATAGAAAAAAAAGAAGGTACGCCATCGCTACTATTTGTAATGCTTTCGAGTTAAAAAGAGATGCTTATTACAAATATCAAAAAAGGTTTGTTCTTAAAAAACAAATAGAACAAAATGTAATAATGCTTGTTAAAAAAAGCAGGAAAACATTACCCAGAGAAGGTACTAGAAAGCTAATGAAATCCTTACATAATGATTTTAGGAAACAGAATATAAATATAGGTAGAGACCAGTTATTTAGAATCTTAAAAGAAAATAATTTGTTAATTAGAAGGAAAAAATATTCTTCTAAAACAACCAACTCTTACCATCGTTTTTATAAATATAAAAATATCATAAAAGACCTGATCATTAATAGACCTAACCAAGTTTGGGCTTCGGATATTACCTATATAAGAACTATAAATGGATTTTGTTATTTAGCACTTATTACTGATATGTATTCAAGAAAAATAGTAGGCTATGATATTAGTGATAGTTTAGAACTTAAAGGCTGTGTTAGAGCTTTAAATAAAGCTATTTATCAAACTAAAAATACCGAAGAAATCATACATCATTCTGATAGAGGAATACAATATTGTAGCAATGTTTATACTCAAATTTTGAAAAGAAAAAAGATACAAATCAGTATGACCCAAGAAAATCATTGCTACGAAAACGCAATGGCCGAAAGAGTTAACGGAATTTTAAAAGATGAATTCTTCCTCGACCAAACATTTACAAATATCAATCACGCCAAAAAAGCAACAAAAAATGCAATCAAATTATATAATAATAAAAGATTACATTTATCTTTAGATTATAAAACACCTAATTACGTGCACAAAAATGTAGCATAA
- a CDS encoding DUF805 domain-containing protein yields MSKKGNIYQYKLPKSTNEEVGFLSIKGRITLRAFLLRSLLIFLLIFFSNYVFFSYSFPTYESYVSSIAEKSDVYWSEVEYLFALQNDLPPNDFYLQYRIFAIANFIVLPLIAIIFLLIQSIKRIHDTNKTGWLILIPLYNLFLLLSKGTISTNKFGIDPRPVKNVKYFDELKEKK; encoded by the coding sequence ATGAGTAAAAAAGGAAACATCTATCAATATAAACTGCCCAAATCTACAAATGAAGAAGTGGGCTTTCTATCAATAAAAGGTAGAATCACGCTTAGAGCATTTCTGCTTAGGAGTTTATTGATATTTCTACTCATATTCTTTTCGAATTATGTATTCTTCAGCTATTCATTTCCTACCTATGAAAGTTATGTTTCTTCTATTGCTGAAAAATCAGATGTATACTGGAGCGAAGTAGAATATCTATTCGCATTACAAAACGACCTTCCTCCCAATGACTTTTATTTACAGTATAGAATTTTTGCCATTGCTAATTTCATAGTTTTACCTTTAATAGCAATTATATTTCTTCTGATACAAAGTATAAAAAGAATACACGACACAAATAAGACTGGTTGGCTGATTTTGATTCCCTTATACAACCTTTTTCTCCTATTGTCGAAAGGTACAATCAGTACAAATAAGTTCGGCATTGACCCAAGACCAGTTAAAAATGTCAAGTATTTTGATGAGTTGAAAGAAAAAAAATGA
- a CDS encoding DDE transposase, translating into MSGFDSWNQKPHCEDYLIYPKNIGEYLSLDEVSLSKGELYTYLTNKNARSKQGTLVACVKGIKSDDIITAIERIPLEQRKQVKEVTLDMANNMNLTAKICFPNAKIVTDRFHVVKLVTEALQHVRVQHRWKAIEDENKAIEAAKKARKKHKPIVLSNGDTKKQLLARSRYILAKKTNDWTPNQKQRAELLCNLYPNIQQAYKHTLEFRSIYQEKCKVKAKQRFEHWFEDTEKLEFKNFNTAMNSIKHHFNTILNFFDNRNTNANAESFNSKIKLFRANQRGVRDTQFFLFRLEKLFA; encoded by the coding sequence ATAAGTGGGTTTGATAGTTGGAATCAAAAGCCCCATTGTGAAGATTATCTTATTTATCCGAAGAATATAGGAGAGTATTTAAGTCTTGATGAAGTAAGTCTATCTAAAGGTGAACTTTATACCTATTTGACCAACAAGAACGCACGAAGTAAACAAGGAACTTTAGTGGCTTGTGTAAAAGGAATTAAAAGTGATGATATTATTACTGCTATTGAAAGAATACCCTTAGAACAACGCAAACAAGTCAAAGAAGTAACTTTAGATATGGCAAATAATATGAATTTAACAGCTAAGATTTGTTTTCCAAATGCTAAAATTGTTACCGATAGATTTCATGTGGTAAAACTGGTAACAGAAGCTTTACAGCATGTTAGAGTACAGCATCGGTGGAAAGCAATAGAAGATGAAAACAAAGCCATTGAAGCTGCTAAAAAAGCAAGGAAGAAACACAAACCCATAGTGCTATCTAATGGTGATACAAAAAAGCAACTTTTGGCTAGAAGTAGATATATTTTAGCTAAAAAGACAAACGATTGGACACCTAATCAAAAACAAAGAGCAGAATTATTATGTAATCTTTATCCAAACATCCAACAAGCCTATAAACACACTTTAGAATTTAGAAGCATTTATCAAGAAAAATGTAAAGTAAAAGCCAAACAACGATTTGAACATTGGTTTGAGGATACAGAAAAATTGGAATTTAAAAATTTCAATACAGCAATGAACAGTATTAAACATCATTTTAATACCATCTTAAACTTTTTTGACAATAGGAATACAAATGCAAATGCAGAGTCTTTTAATTCAAAAATAAAACTCTTTAGAGCCAATCAAAGAGGCGTAAGAGATACACAATTTTTCCTCTTTAGACTTGAAAAATTATTCGCTTAA
- a CDS encoding transposase — protein MYKNDGYVRRYSESFKLKVLAELTKGNHSKRQIALTYGIQSSTINVWIKKYDRKDLMNTRVTVQTDDELSRIKALQKELKQLKDLLIKKDLDKLVNDSYLEVAAENLGYKNVEELKKNLNIKP, from the coding sequence ATGTATAAAAATGATGGATATGTAAGACGTTATAGTGAGAGTTTTAAACTCAAAGTATTAGCAGAACTTACCAAAGGAAACCATTCCAAAAGACAAATTGCCTTAACTTACGGCATACAATCTAGTACGATAAACGTATGGATTAAAAAATATGACCGTAAAGATTTAATGAACACCCGTGTAACCGTGCAAACAGACGACGAATTATCCCGTATTAAAGCCCTTCAAAAAGAGCTAAAACAACTCAAAGATCTTCTTATTAAAAAGGATCTAGATAAACTTGTGAATGATAGTTATCTTGAAGTAGCTGCTGAAAATCTTGGCTATAAAAATGTTGAAGAATTAAAAAAAAACTTAAACATAAAGCCTTAA
- a CDS encoding IS3 family transposase, protein MKIAPINRKKRRYAIATICNAFELKRDAYYKYQKRFVLKKQIEQNVIMLVKKSRKTLPREGTRKLMKSLHNDFRKQNINIGRDQLFRILKENNLLIRRKKYSSKTTNSYHRFYKYKNIIKDLIINRPNQVWASDITYIRTINGFCYLALITDMYSRKIVGYDISDSLELKGCVRALNKAIYQTKNTEEIIHHSDRGIQYCSNVYTQILKRKKIQISMTQENHCYENAMAERVNGILKDEFFLDQTFTNINHAKKATKNAIKLYNNKRLHLSLDYKTPNYVHKNVA, encoded by the coding sequence ATGAAAATAGCACCGATTAATAGAAAAAAAAGAAGGTACGCCATCGCTACTATTTGTAATGCTTTCGAGTTAAAAAGAGATGCTTATTACAAATATCAAAAAAGGTTTGTTCTTAAAAAACAAATAGAACAAAATGTAATAATGCTTGTTAAAAAAAGCAGGAAAACATTACCCAGAGAAGGTACTAGAAAGCTAATGAAATCCTTACATAATGATTTTAGGAAACAGAATATAAATATAGGTAGAGACCAGTTATTTAGAATCTTAAAAGAAAATAATTTGTTAATTAGAAGGAAAAAATATTCTTCTAAAACAACCAACTCTTACCATCGTTTTTATAAATATAAAAATATCATAAAAGACCTGATCATTAATAGACCTAACCAAGTTTGGGCTTCGGATATTACCTATATAAGAACTATAAATGGATTTTGTTATTTAGCACTTATTACTGATATGTATTCAAGAAAAATAGTAGGCTATGATATTAGTGATAGTTTAGAACTTAAAGGCTGTGTTAGAGCTTTAAATAAAGCTATTTATCAAACTAAAAATACCGAAGAAATCATACATCATTCTGATAGAGGAATACAATATTGTAGCAATGTTTATACTCAAATTTTGAAAAGAAAAAAGATACAAATCAGTATGACCCAAGAAAATCATTGCTACGAAAACGCAATGGCCGAAAGAGTTAACGGAATTTTAAAAGATGAATTCTTCCTCGACCAAACATTTACAAATATCAATCACGCCAAAAAAGCAACAAAAAATGCAATCAAATTATATAATAATAAAAGATTACATTTATCTTTAGATTATAAAACACCTAATTACGTGCACAAAAATGTAGCATAA
- a CDS encoding N-6 DNA methylase, translating into MANERKTEQLVRKHFEKFADKIIIEEQKSDNAKIDKLLKTASKKGTGQGYPEFIISFKENSDLLIVVECKAEVTKHESKNKVKYSEYAVDGALLYASYLSKSFDVIALAVSGETKQSLKISHFLHLKSEKKATSKFDDKFLSAEDYLKGYENSEEKFRQDYNALLEFTKELNSKLHTHKILGSQRSLLISSILIALENKAFRKSYGVYDNAENLSNFLTQTVSNELESANITGKKLNNLDVQFSFIKTDTSLSKKENVLKEIIDEIDDNINSFMKTHRYFDVLGQLYIEFLRYANSDKGLGIVLTPPHITEFFSDLAGVNKNTIAYDNCTGTGGFLISAMSKMIKDAKDDQEKIKKIKSKQLIGTEYQSHIFALAVSNMYIHQDGKTNIINGSCFEPNIIKEVKAKKPTVGFLNPPYKANKKIDTDEFEFILNNLECLVDGGTCIAIVPMQSALATKGKVYEFKKKLLEKHTLEAVLSMPDELFFNSKVGVVSCIMVFTAHRQHPKHKETYFGYYKDDGYVKRKTKGRIDAYGRWEKLKEKWLSNYVNKKREAGVSISKPINAEMEWVAEAYMETKYTELNSEYFSETLLFYATFLLGNKLSNEVSHKPFHDKNIQFNTQDWEYFELEKLFTITGSKTTPLLELEEYGTGVFSYVTTQATNNGVEGFYDFSTEKGNVLTVDSAVLGYCSYQELDFSASDHVEKLIPKFEMNEYVAVFLVTIMNLERYRYNYGRKCSQTRMKEISIKLPSKDNEPDFKFMEHYIKTLPYSSSIKMKEIE; encoded by the coding sequence ATGGCAAACGAAAGAAAGACAGAGCAATTAGTTCGCAAGCATTTTGAAAAGTTTGCTGATAAAATAATTATTGAAGAGCAAAAATCTGATAATGCAAAAATTGACAAATTATTAAAAACCGCATCAAAAAAAGGTACAGGACAAGGCTACCCTGAATTTATTATTTCTTTCAAGGAAAATTCCGATTTATTAATAGTTGTAGAATGTAAAGCGGAAGTTACTAAACACGAAAGCAAGAATAAAGTTAAATATTCAGAATATGCAGTTGATGGTGCTTTGCTTTACGCTTCATACTTGTCAAAAAGTTTTGATGTTATTGCTCTTGCGGTTAGTGGTGAAACAAAACAATCATTAAAAATATCTCATTTTCTTCATTTAAAATCAGAGAAAAAGGCTACATCAAAATTTGACGATAAATTTTTAAGTGCCGAAGATTATTTAAAAGGTTATGAAAATAGTGAAGAGAAATTTAGACAAGATTATAATGCACTTTTAGAATTTACGAAAGAGTTAAATTCTAAATTACATACTCATAAAATACTTGGAAGCCAAAGAAGTTTATTAATTAGTTCAATTCTAATAGCTCTTGAAAATAAGGCGTTTAGAAAATCTTATGGAGTATATGATAATGCGGAAAATCTCTCAAATTTCCTAACTCAAACTGTTTCAAATGAGTTAGAAAGTGCGAATATCACAGGAAAAAAATTAAATAATCTTGACGTTCAATTTAGTTTTATAAAGACTGATACCTCTTTGTCAAAGAAAGAAAATGTATTAAAAGAAATTATAGATGAGATTGATGATAATATTAATTCATTTATGAAAACACATAGATATTTTGATGTTCTTGGTCAATTATACATAGAATTTCTACGATATGCTAATAGTGATAAAGGACTTGGCATTGTACTAACCCCACCACATATAACCGAATTTTTTTCTGATTTAGCAGGAGTAAATAAAAATACTATCGCTTATGATAACTGTACAGGTACAGGTGGCTTTCTTATAAGTGCAATGAGTAAAATGATTAAAGATGCAAAAGATGACCAAGAAAAAATCAAGAAAATAAAATCAAAACAATTAATAGGAACAGAATACCAATCACACATTTTTGCACTTGCTGTTTCCAATATGTACATTCATCAAGACGGTAAGACTAATATAATAAACGGTAGTTGTTTTGAACCAAACATTATTAAGGAAGTAAAAGCAAAAAAACCAACTGTTGGTTTTTTGAACCCTCCCTATAAAGCAAATAAAAAAATAGACACAGACGAATTTGAATTTATTTTGAATAATTTAGAATGTTTGGTTGATGGCGGAACTTGCATTGCAATTGTACCAATGCAAAGTGCCTTAGCAACAAAAGGAAAAGTTTATGAATTTAAAAAGAAACTATTAGAAAAACATACACTCGAAGCAGTTTTGTCAATGCCTGATGAATTGTTTTTTAATTCAAAAGTAGGTGTTGTTTCCTGTATTATGGTTTTTACTGCACACAGACAACATCCAAAACATAAAGAAACATATTTTGGTTATTATAAAGACGATGGCTATGTAAAAAGAAAAACCAAAGGAAGAATTGATGCTTATGGTAGGTGGGAAAAATTAAAAGAAAAATGGTTATCAAATTATGTGAATAAAAAGAGAGAAGCAGGGGTAAGTATTAGTAAGCCAATTAATGCAGAAATGGAATGGGTGGCGGAAGCATATATGGAAACAAAATATACAGAATTAAATAGTGAATATTTCTCTGAAACATTATTATTTTATGCAACTTTTTTGCTTGGTAATAAATTATCAAATGAAGTTTCACATAAGCCATTTCACGACAAAAATATTCAATTTAATACACAGGATTGGGAATACTTTGAACTCGAAAAATTATTTACTATAACTGGAAGCAAAACGACACCATTATTGGAATTAGAAGAATATGGAACAGGTGTTTTTTCTTATGTTACTACACAAGCAACAAATAACGGAGTTGAAGGGTTTTATGATTTTAGCACAGAAAAAGGAAATGTTTTAACAGTAGATAGTGCTGTTTTAGGGTATTGTTCATATCAAGAATTAGATTTTTCTGCAAGTGACCACGTTGAAAAATTAATACCCAAATTTGAAATGAATGAATATGTTGCTGTGTTTTTAGTTACTATTATGAATTTAGAAAGATATAGATATAATTATGGTAGAAAATGCAGTCAAACAAGAATGAAAGAGATAAGTATTAAGTTGCCATCAAAAGATAATGAACCAGATTTTAAATTTATGGAACATTATATTAAAACTTTGCCATATTCATCATCAATTAAAATGAAAGAAATTGAATAA
- a CDS encoding helix-turn-helix domain-containing protein, translated as MNTKELKYFKKLGAKIKQLREEKEIDQKSFAFDCGIGRTQLYMIENGKTNPRLFTLMKIADGLEISVSVLLK; from the coding sequence GTGAACACAAAAGAATTAAAATATTTTAAAAAATTAGGTGCTAAAATCAAGCAATTAAGAGAAGAAAAAGAGATTGACCAAAAGTCTTTTGCTTTTGATTGTGGAATTGGAAGAACTCAATTGTATATGATTGAAAACGGAAAAACGAATCCTCGTTTGTTTACTTTGATGAAAATTGCTGATGGATTAGAAATTTCGGTTTCTGTACTTCTAAAATAG